The genomic segment TGACCTCGTTCAAGAGGCAGCCCACTACGCCTGCCATCGTACGAAGACAATTGTTCGGCATATGGGAGAGTTTACACTCCATGACGGAGACCATCTTTTTCGTGTTTTGCATTTGATGGAGCGAATCGCCCAGGTAGACATAATCGACAAGCTCTCTATACCAGAGCTGCTCCTGCTCTGTGTCAGCGCATTCCTGCACGATATTGGTATGGCCCCCGATGAAAGAACTGTAATCGCCTGGAAAAAAACATGGGATGTCAATCCAGAGGTTGACGATTGCGACGAAGAAGAATTTCACAACTTCCGACGCTATTGCAGTGCTAGGCCAGAGCAGGAGGCACAACTTGCCGCTTTTCTGGAACAAGGCGACAACACTGCGGCAGACCTTCAGAAAAGCTACCTCATATCCGACTACATTCGACTTACCCACTCTGACAGAGCAAAAGAGATCATTCAAAATGATTGGATGGGGAAGATTAGGTATCGGGATGTCGATCTTACGGTCGAACTCGCGGCAATTTGCTCTAGCCATAACGCTGATCCGCTGACCATTCTGGAAATGGATAAGCACCTCCTGTGCGGGCAAGACACCTTTGCCTGCCTACCCCTCGTAGCAATGCTGCTACGACTTTCAGATCTGCTCGATTTCGATGCAAAGCGAACGCCCGAAGTTCTGTTTTCTCATTTGTTCGTGCGACATCCAGTTTCCCTTAAGGAATGGAATAAGCATCGAGCCGTTGAAGCGTGGCAGATTGGTCCGGAATCGATTGTCTTTCATGCGAAATGTAAACATCCCGCCATCGAAGCCTCGGTTCATGACTTTTGTGATTTGATCGACAATGAGTTGGGAGCCTGTAGCAACGTTGCGGTGCAGCTCAATAATATTAGCCGCGACAACGGGCGCGATATCTTAATTCGAATCCCTTTCAAAGTGGATCGCAGCAAGATTGAAACGCAAAAGAATATCTCCGGCAAACCCGAGTACATCTACCGAAAAACGCAGTTCACTCTAAGCAAAAGCCAGGTTATCGATCTCTTGATGGGCACAAAGCTCTATGGCGACCCGGAAGTCGCGTTGAGAGAGCTCATTCAGAACTCAATCGATGCGTGCCTGTTACGAGCGGCCCTCGAACAGAGTTGGGGGAATAGTTACATTCCAGAAATCGTGATCCGATACTCGACAGGGGAAAGCGGACGTGTTCTGACAATAGCAGATAACGGCACGGGGATGGATCAGCACATCATCGACACCTATTATTCGCAGATAGGATCATCATTTTACAAGTCGGCTGAATTTTATGACATGAAGTCTCAGTCGAATGCACAATTTACGCCTACGTCTCGATTTGGAATAGGGATACTGTCCTGCTTTATGGTCGCGGACTCAATGGTGGTCGAAACGCGACGAGTTTACGCGCCCCACGCTTCTAGTGATCCAATTGAGTTGACCATCGAAGGACAGGAAAGCATTTTCTGGATCAAGCCGGGATCGCGAAAAACTCCAGGGACCACCACGAAGTTATTTTTGAGAAAAAGCAAGAATCCGTGGGAGCAGATGGACGAAGACTCGTTTATTTCAGCCGTAGAGAACGTAATTCCTAATCCGCCGTTCAAAATAA from the Pirellulales bacterium genome contains:
- a CDS encoding ATP-binding protein, whose protein sequence is MPLTDDWRSDTQSRLERSLLFTRLKTLSDTDPAGHAAVDLVQEAAHYACHRTKTIVRHMGEFTLHDGDHLFRVLHLMERIAQVDIIDKLSIPELLLLCVSAFLHDIGMAPDERTVIAWKKTWDVNPEVDDCDEEEFHNFRRYCSARPEQEAQLAAFLEQGDNTAADLQKSYLISDYIRLTHSDRAKEIIQNDWMGKIRYRDVDLTVELAAICSSHNADPLTILEMDKHLLCGQDTFACLPLVAMLLRLSDLLDFDAKRTPEVLFSHLFVRHPVSLKEWNKHRAVEAWQIGPESIVFHAKCKHPAIEASVHDFCDLIDNELGACSNVAVQLNNISRDNGRDILIRIPFKVDRSKIETQKNISGKPEYIYRKTQFTLSKSQVIDLLMGTKLYGDPEVALRELIQNSIDACLLRAALEQSWGNSYIPEIVIRYSTGESGRVLTIADNGTGMDQHIIDTYYSQIGSSFYKSAEFYDMKSQSNAQFTPTSRFGIGILSCFMVADSMVVETRRVYAPHASSDPIELTIEGQESIFWIKPGSRKTPGTTTKLFLRKSKNPWEQMDEDSFISAVENVIPNPPFKITIEGQSKKRTRDQKSFRGLKASSLKDYSWERNPNVRELSFDFSDRKKGFVGSVIIALLEKRGSPVKSVEMRSRTVTIDDETYTLKKSIGISGKVIELHSSTITVDEDGDVEQSETTSHLANSKSRVSLHGIEVPTTLFPEQWNVQNNQVRLAWPFPALLVIDVCGSLDLDLNSSRTQILQGDKWAKFEDALAFEICTKISLAVAKPYWTKLYKVLSDGSKSSRFLRCLDVVNKKTSTSGRKRSYRKP